The following is a genomic window from Malus sylvestris chromosome 12, drMalSylv7.2, whole genome shotgun sequence.
GAGCCAAACACAATCTCTCCACCGgagaatatcttgtttctacttCGGTTAAAATTCTGCTGAGGTAGTATACGGCCTGCTCctttccaccttcattattttgagcTAGCAAACTCCCAACTGACTTTTCCGAAGTAGAAATATATAGCTTCAAGGgctttcccctttgaggtggtacCAGCACTGGTGGAGAAGTTAGGTAGGCCTTGATGCTGTCAAATGCCTGTTGGTGGGTCGGCCCCCACTCAAAattctctttatctttcaatCTTAGTAAAGGAGTTAGCGGCTGGATTTTGCCTgctaaattggcaatgaatctcctcaagaagttgaTCTTGCCTAGTAGCCTTTGAAGCTGCACTTTGTTGATGGGTGGAGGTGACTCCAATATTGCCCGAGACTTGTTTTTGTCCACTTCCACACCTCTCTGATGAACCAagaatcccaagaagttgcccgctcttactccaaatgcacatttctttggattcatcttcaatttgtggatcCGCATCCTTATCAATGTTTGCCTAAGATCTACTAGATGCTGTTCCTCTGTTTTAGATTTCACCACGATGTCGTCGATATATACCTCCATGCTCTGGCCGATTAgatcatgaaaaatggcattcattgccctttgatATGTTGCGccagcattcttgagcccgaatggcatgaccagatacTCATATGCCCCTATATGACTAGGACAtctaaaagctgttttatgaaTATCATCtggagccatctttatctggttatatccgacatttccatccataaaagataaaactttatgctttgctactgcatctatggataaatcAGCCATAGGCATGGGGTACTCATCTTTTGGTGTAAcgccattaatatttctgtaatcaacacaacatcgtactgcttttgttacagcttttaaaacgggtacgatgttggccaaccactccacatatttggctggtctgataaagccagctttcactagcctctcaatctcttctttgaccttttcttctatctcctttgacatcctccgtggtgcttgcttgaccggtttatatccttccttgatgggcattctatgttccaccaaggttggatctaaccctggcatctcggtataatgccaagcaaaacagtctTTGAGTTCTTGCAAAAGACAAATAATCTTGGCCCGATCCTCGGCCCCTAATAAACCACTGATCTGTATTGGTCTTGGATCCTCCTCAGTgcctagatcaataacttccaaaGGATCCTGTACTTCGGGTGATGGCTTATCAGGTTCTGTACATAAAAATTCGACCAACTCTGGGCTCTCGGGCAAGTCGTCTGGCCCATCTAGAGCATATATGCACTCTGCCATTTGAATGGCCCTATCCAGTTCTTCACTGCAAGATTCCTCTTCATTTTCATGCTGGCTGGTCGAAGCTTCTCCCTGCCATTCTTGCTCTTCCTGCTCTCTCTCTTGTCTTCTTCCCTTCCCATATaccaacagtcttttaatcagggatctgactgccatgacctgatctttcttcttttgtccagtcattgatggtgtagggATTTTGGTATGAGGCAAGGTCTATCCCACTGCTCCTTAGTAAGaagcattccttgttccaaaagcttttgggccatcaccttggtagggcggccgttcttATCAGCTCCTGAACATTTCAAGATTCCtacgttgggattgtagaaacttgcttccgCAACATTGGCTGAGGGGAGGAACGGCCGTGTTTCGGCCTCTACTatctcccaaaagcctggtCCTTCAACACCCGCTTCATGATatacagccacttgttgatgaagagtggaaggtatggctaaactttgatggatccaatctcttccgaGTAAGGCTCCGTAAGTGGAGgtgcagtccaccacaaagaatgccagcatTATCTTTTTGGACCCCAAGTCCACCTCCAAAGGTAATATCCCATGAGTCTTAGTGATAGCACCTGAGAAGCTAGACACCGTAAGGTCCGTGGGAATAAGATCTTCCGTACCTCTCCCcatcttcctcatctgcttggctGGTAACACGTTAACAGCTGCTCCTCCATCAATCAAAACTTTTTTGAAGGGCACACCCTCTAGGTGAGCTGAAACATATATAGGCTTCAGATGGTTAGCCAACGAAATACTCGGGCGGCTGAACACCATCTCATCTGTGTAAATCCTTAGAGGACCACCTTTGGATGCTTCTGAGGGCTCAGCCTTGCCCGAGTCCTCTTCTTCCGCTATATCCACATTGACTTGTGCCATCATTGGCTCTGTTGTTAAGTAATCACCCTCCATAGTAGCAGGTTGATCAGGTTTGGCACCAAACGTGGCGGATAACATATACGCCATGTTGATGTGGAAATTACTGGGCTCGAGTACATCCTCCTTTTTGCTCCTAATTTGGTCCATGAACTCATTTAACCAGGCCATCGCATCAGTTGGAAGCAGAGGTTCTGGTATCCCCTCCTGTTGTGGTTGATCCATGCCCTCGTACAGCGTTTGTTTCGGAacttcaccaaaaggatccacCATTGGCAGAGAAAGTGGTTTTGCAACAGTTCCCATGTGAATAGGCTCCGGCTTCCATCCAGGAGTTGGTACCATGATCagatcttcttgagctcttctCAAGATCCTATACTTCCCAGGATGTTGGTTCTGCGGCACATGATCCCCCACCCCCTCTGCTTTGCTGTTGGCTTTCTCTACCTCCTTCTTATTTCGCCAACGGAACTGGCTACTACCTCCAGATGTCGCTCTTTCCAACTTTTGAGTTTTTGAGGTTTCAGAGGTAGTGGGGGTCTTTAAGGAATTCATGTAGGCAttgtgctgcctttgaacccttCTGATCATAGAGGCTCCCATTGGTTTGGTAGGCTGTCCGTTCTTCCCGACCACATACCATTTTCTCCCGAGGTGGGCAGGATTCCCTTTTCTGTCGGGGTTAGCTATCCCATCAGTTCTTTTGACTTCCCTCCCCATCTGGCCATTCTGAGGATGATCTGCACCTCTTTGGATTGTGGCCTCCATCTTTTCTGCCTCGTCAGAagcttcatggtttcgaaacaCTTCTGACAAAGCcttgggttgggaatcacctcctaaGCGTTGAAAAACACTTCGGGAGGTGTCCTTCCTTGTCGCCTGCTTATTTTTCTCGCGGGCTTCTCTTCTtgcatcttcttccttcctcctgatTAACTCGCGATCAATAAGAACTCCGGCCGAAGGAATCTCGAGCTCACACTCACACTAACATTTACTGCACATAACCATCCCCTTGATTATGGCAGCCTTTGGATACTCGGGAAGTTTGTCTATTCTCTCTGTAggtttcccttttcctttctccGCCCACATCATATTGAGCATATTTATAGGGGCCTCTGAAAAGGGAAATCCAGGGTTGATTACGTCCATCCCGTCTGGCTGGTTGTTTTTACGTCTTTTTCCTTTGGGAGGAACCACATCAATATCACTTCTAGAGCCCGATGAGGCTTTCTCCAAGCGTTGCAGCATTTGAAATAACGTGGTCTGCAAGTCTTCTAGCATATCTGTTTCTCTATCTTCTGATTAgagatcccaccgggcgtgccaaaactatgttcgtggcaggaatttccgctggggatgtttcctggccgacgagcacacagctcccctggaggttggcgccggttgagggctgctgtcgggcttctgcttcgtttctgggcgttgtcgggcaagtctcgtcgggcaagactcttcgggcaaggctcttcAGGCAAGGCTTaaagagaaggacagcgttaactttgagaggtgcctttgtagggccttaggtataggccttgaggctcacaatcaaggttaacattcaggtgctcaggcgtgccactgccatctttagcatggcagatgtaaaatggttgtcgttctttcattgtatatatatatatgtatccaagaaaccgtgttagttacaacaggtgcctttgtggggccttaaatgtaggccttgaggcttcccatcaataactaaaccagtgctcgaacacatcatatttattCTTGTGATTGTAGGAGTCttctaactattatatttctgattacccgaatccaaggaatagaacgaacccaaatgggtgcctttgtggggccttaggtgtaggccttgaggcttcccatcagagttcattcttatgcTTAGACTCTTGAGATCGCTgaataggatgaatccaaatggatgcctttgtgaggccttaggtgtaggccttgaggctttccattagagTCCATCCCatacttaagcgttctatgataatcatgatataatagaaagaaaactagaaggtaggtcgattacttgcgccccaagtaacttcggacttctcgtttatcaaggattgtcgtggatgggttaagtccacataaagttcttttttatgccttgaggccaaggactttcaaactaatcagatttacatgcctgcgGGCTTAAgacttggatctgatttaagcattgaagatatatttaaatcggatccaagtattgagaaagctttgtcatagtgattttgctagaaacagacttgcatataactaaaaatatacaacatattgctagactttaaagaaagagaagacaaagacagaacaaagcaggtcgggcaagattaaaccttatcaattaaggctgatcgtcttgcaggtcctTATCTTTGTGGTTCTGTCacaggtctgaaagcttagaggtgGAGAGGGGAAGGAGAATACAAAagggtgaatcgatactacaacaagttagagcagggtagcagagctattacaaagtttAGGAGAAAAGAGTATCCCGCGGGGGATAAAGGCTggtcccgaatgggatgaaggcttggctgactacagcttcgtttggaaggcaaatctggctttgagcagagttttggcttgcagttgtttgtttgtttgtttgagtgtccttgctcctgtcttctcttcctccttttatagactactCGGTTCGGCTCCTGTAGcgacagctttgcccgaatgcggtctgagggtgatgactcatcagctttgtTACATgcaatgccaccataaagtactttatgggctgtgcagtctgatcagtctacaccacttggtctttgggtaggtaggcaagtggcctttgtgacttgtatcaagtcagaaaaggccctttcctgCCTTCCCAAGTTTTGGCTGGGCTTTGATCTTCTATGTTCGtccaggcctccttttgggccgactccatccttgggccaaaaatcaagttttaatccaaacacaTCGCAAAATTCAAATAGAACCTTGACCTTagttttgaaaaataatatttggAGTACTACTTTTAATTAACTGAAAGAAAATTTGCCAAGAAAACTATGTAACTCGTAAGGACTACATCATCTTGTCAGACTCATTGTAAAATAATGAAACCAAACAATCCTCAATCCGAGAAAACCAAAGCAAATGACAATCCTTGATGTTAAAACCGATGCCATATCACTTTATTCCACATCTCCGTGTGCCTCTTCATTCTGCCTCTCAGTATAGTCAGAAATGTGTCAAGTAAAAACTGATACAATGCGTCAAGTTTTCTGGCGTAGGCTTACGCCAGACCTTTTGAAGATAGCCCACCAACGAACCTTATAGAACTGCTCGACGAGCTCTGGACCCGTCTCCAGTTATGCTTTGAGATTCTCTAGTCCCTTATTTTGAGTCGCAGTGCCTCACATTCTGATTCTTCAGTGAAAGGCTTGAACGGTTTGAACGATTGAACCTGTCTAATATGTTTTTGATTTCTCTGATGGTGTGCTCAATCATCCTAGTCTCGCCCTTCACTCATGCAACATCCACGTCGAGCTTCCAAAAGGGCAAAACCACTTTTAAGATCATCCCTGTCCCCTTGCACCCAACCATTCCCTTCTTCAATTCGGTCCTCCTTCGCCTCCATTGTCATAGGCATCCATCATTGTTGTTTGTGTATTACTCTCTTTTCCTCTCCACTCTGAATAACAAGCAAGCTTCTGTGTACAAATCAAACTCAATCCCGAGTTTTGTTAATTCATATCAACCCAAAGTTTCAAAATAACAATCGTAAGTAAGTTCAGAGCTTTTACATCGGCAGGCAACAAATCTAAATTCTATTAATTGGGAACTACATTAGTCCAAATCCCAGGTGGCATTCGAAATCTATTTAGAAacctagaaaaagaaaattaaaccctatgtGATAAGGAAAGAACATTTAATTCCAAGGTTAGGGGCGTATTGTTTGATAAAAGGATATATTTAAACTAAGAGAGTGAAAATAAATTGGTTGTTAACTCGTCATTCCTGAAATTCAAAATGTACatcacaaaacaaaagtttgatGCATAGTTGGCCTAAAGCACTATTGCTATATTTACCCCGTTAGAGCATCTTCATTCATGTTTTCTATGTAAAATTCCATTCATGTTTTCTATGTTAAATTTTAGATAAAAACACTAAAGAAAAGCCCCGAATCGAAGCTCCCTTGGCCAGAAATGCAAACTCAGGCGTACTATTTAGCAATAAGGTGACAACAAGCGCCTATATTTGGTAGcgattttcttttgaaaatataAACTCAGGCGTACTATTTAGCAATCAAATAATTAACAAGTGCAtgttgaaataaaaaattggaatctCTCATTTTAACAAGTCATTTGCATTATCATAATGTCAACACTTCATTAATAATACAATCAACGTCATGTTGAACATAACGCGAAAAAGAAGTATGAAGTTACAAGCGAAAGAACTGGGCAGAAGACAAGATGTACATCGCCACAAAAATTAGTTATTGGCCGCTGGAACGATCGCCAGTGCCCTGTCCATTCAGCTTTAATCATATGTATGCTTGAAACTTTTATCCTATCCGGTACTATCAAATTCGGGCAATGCAAAACACCCAATGTCCGGAGTCTGGGCATGACTCCATTCTGATTCAAGCAATCCATGAAGAAGAAATTTGAGATGAGGAAAGGCTCCTGTGGGGCCGAAAGATGAGTTGTGTTGATAAAAGTGTTTTCTCCTTTCAGTTTTAGCTTTGAATTGTGAGAAGCTAATATCTCTAATTTTCCAACTAGATTCAACATGTATAAATTGGAAAATACCATGAACCATAATTATCCCTTCTTTGATATAGGACGACTTAGAGACTCAAGATGGTCACATCGGATACTACGTTGTTCACCAATCTAATGGTAAAAACTGTCAGTTACTACCAATTTTTTAACATTAGTTAACTCAACAAGaaaactccgcctgtgtaagtttatcttacattgccggtcccaagcccgggtaaaggaggagggggagggcgtcaggtagtcgacaaccGGCACTCCTcaattacgtcgaatccttatgaaaatgaatccagaacgaaatcgcgctaaagctagggcgtcacccgtaagtggcgcgctgtgtggcccaagcacagtgataagtgagcaagggttgctgtatctccatcggcacccggatgcagtgttaaatgagcaagggggccatagaaacttcttttcaaacgactccactcaaagttgtttgagagcatatgctcctatcaactttacacaggacacacaaaagaagtactttgatcctatggGACAggggatggtgaagaagctaggacagaagggtagagttcaagagagtagaatgcgtttaggaacgtggaatataggaaccttaacgggaaaatctatggaagtagtggaagttatggtgaggagaaggataaatattatgtgcctacaagaaactaagtgggttggccctaaggcaaaggatctagaaaactcagggtttaaactttggtatttgggcacaaatagaacgagaaacggtgttagCATCATcatggacaagaccttgacacaagatgttgtaaatgtcaagagggtaggagatagaatcatggcaatcaagattgtaataggacaagaactcatcaatgtgattagtgcgtacgcacctcaagtagggttggatacgagttcgaaggagaaattttgggaagaccttggagacttggtgcaaggaattgcccagacggagaagttatttataggaggagatttaaatggacacgtgggcagggagacaggcaactatggaggttttcatggtggccatggttttggggagagaaacgacgatggggaagctatcttggattttgcaatggcatatgatctctttttagccaacaccttctttaagaagagagaagaacatgtgatcacctacaagagttggttgtcaaaaacacaaatagattttcttctaatgaggaaaggggatcgtataacttgtaaggattgcaaagttataccgggagagagcttggctaatcaatatcgcttgttggtgatggatgtacatatcaaaagagtgagaaaaaaaacaagacttggaagtgcccaaggactagatgatggaatctaaaaggagaaaaacaaatcattttcaaagagaaagtaatcacccagtgtgggtGGGAtaaagagggggaagctagccaaaggtgggattccaaggctagttgtatccgaaaagtagcaaaagaggtattaggagagtctaagggctttgctccacaccaaaaggaatcttggtggtggaatgaggaggtacaaacaaaggtgaaggctaagaaggaatgttgtaaagccttatacaaggacaggaccgatgaaaatggtgaaatgtatagaagagcgaagcaagaggcgaagaaagctatgAGAGAaactaagttagcggcttatgacgacatgtataagcgactagataccaaagaaggagagttggatatctataaactagctagagcaagggaaaagaagacaagggacctaaaccaagtgaggtgcatcaaggatgaggatggaaaggttcttgctacagagaatgcagtcaaagacagatggagatgttattttcataatcttttcaatgaaggacatgaaatgagtacttctttaggggagttgagtaactcagaagagtgtagaaactactccttttatcgtcgaatcaagaaggaagaagtggttgtagctttgaagaagatgaagcatagaaaagcagtgggcccaaacgatataccgattgaagtgtggaaagtcttgggagagacaggtatagcatgacttactgaccttttcaataggattttgaaaacgaagaagatgctaaatgagtggcgaaagagcactttggtgcctatctacaagaataagggcgacgtacaaaattgcatgaactataggggtattaagctaatgagtcatacaatgaagctctgggagagagtcattgagcatagattgaggcaagagacacgggtttcggacaaccaattcgggttcatgccagggcgctcaaccatggaggcaatatatctcttacgaagattgatggaaagatatagagatgggaaaaaggatttacacatggtctttatagatttggaaaaagcgtatgatagggtcccaagagacattctttggaggattttagagaagaaaagagtacgagtaacatatatccaagctataaaggatatgtatgaaggagcaaaaactgccgtaagaactcatgaaggacaaaccgaaagcttccccataactgtaggattacatcaaggctcatccttaagtccttacctttttgcgttggtaatggatgagttaacaggacatattcaagatgatattccttagtgtatgcttttcgcagacgatatagtgttgatagatgaaactcaggaaggggtaaatgcgaagcttaacctttagaaagaagtgttggaatctaaaggtcttcacctaagccgatcaaagacagaatatatagagtgcaagttcagtgcaaatggaggccaaaatgagttaggggtgaggatcggagatcaggaaataccaaagagcgatcgttttcgctacttaggatctatcttgcaaaagaacggagaattagatggagatctcaaccatagaatacaagctggatggatgaagtggaagagtgcatccggcgtgttgtgtgaccgtcgtatgccactgaagctcaagggaaatttttataagacggcaataaggccggcgatgctgtatggcacagaatgttaggcggtgaagcatcaacacgtacacataatgggtgtagcggagatgaggatgcttcgttggatgtgtgggcacacgagaaaggataagattaggaatgaggatatccgaggtaaagtaggagtagccgaaattgtaggaaaattaagagaaaatcggttacggtggtttggacatatgCAAAAAAGGCCTACTAACGCTCCgtttagaagatgcgactacgggacagaggttcagggccgaaggggtagaggaaaacctaggaaaactttggaagagactctaagaaaagacttagagtatttggatctaacggaggacatgacacaggaccgagcacaatggcgttctaagattcatatagccgaccccactcagtgaagaaggctttggtgtatttaacacaatacgttgaaatgaagcaaagcttatttattgatatctccgataagttacaaatatgtacatatacatgagtcaaaataaacaaacaaaaggaagccttcacaaaggttacttaggagaagtctcagcagtcagtagagccccagaaagagaaggcaccggagggggatcattcggagcctcagtactggacagaaccctagaaggaggaggcaccagaaggggatcattcggagcctcagtactggacagaaccctagaaggaggaggcatcggaggttgatcatttggagcttcattacgcggtacagccccagaagacgaaggcaataaatgcctttggaataaacccacaaaccgctgatgatcaagtaaaacctgaccatcagattccttcatctggtcaagcttcttcttcatgtttgtagcatagtcatgtgcgagccggtgcaactgtttattctcatgcttgagccctctaatctcttgtttgagactcatcacttcagccgccaatgattcaacttggcgggttcgagcaaataggcgttgggccatattagacacaaaacctgcacactgaacacttaaagccagagaatccttaacagccaactcatcagattgtttggaaagtagtctgttatctttgggattgagaaggttcctggccaccaccgcagcagtcatatcattcttcatcacggaatccccaacggtaagaggaccagtaggggataagaaggatgggcgccatatgttgtctggagaatgcgtggctgcctcttcaacaaggttcaagtcaaaacgacggtcggaggggccagacattttcaaaggtgttgaagagagaagaggtcggacaaatcaagatcttagaagtgcaagaagggagcttctactggtgaagattcaagtgtgctttggaacttaatgccagcctctataaaaatctgcactctacggagcttcagaaatcgaagaggcgcctgcccagaaatcgaagaggcgtttgctttctcaaaagttgggctgctcagagaccacgagggccgatctcagaaatcgaagaggcgtttgctttctcaaaatctgggctgctcaaagaccacgaaggccgatctcagaaatcgaagaggcgcttgctttctcaaaagctgggttgctcagagaccacgagggccgatcttataaatcgaagaggcacctgttTTTTCAGCCTTATCagcacctgtcatatgcacactcagctttgctgaaattacgggcattctgttgaagatttctggtgaaatagaaagcacatgaatcttactgttcaatctccacacgcaccatcaactcatgggtaccacagataactttgccaaagatctctgacaaagtttagacacgtgaagcttgcagctcccactacatcgctatgaccaagaagggtaaaagaatagcaaagaaacaacactaacaaagtttagacacataaattttgaaggtctagctaccatattattacccacaagggtaaagaaacagcaccactgctggataattggaaagtctctgtgtgtcaacctctgtgctttgtggcaaggtagactagcaaacatgcacaacctttactcacattcgagaaaacactcccaacaagattgcttgctccaaaatcgaaaaggcaccgtcctccgaatctcgagagccaaactcccaacatgattacttgctccaaaatcaaagaggcaccgttctccgaatctcgagagctagatcctcgataggattgcttgttcgaaaatcgaaaaggcaccgctttctcaacttcgaaagtgtaatcttcacatgcaacatcagcttttcagataccacagaccactttttcaaagtgttctgacacacgtgaagctggcagctcccactactgtgctataaccaagcagggtaaaggaataacattactacttgttgttagggaaactcctatatatgtcgacctacATCCTCaatggacaggcagacctgcaaaaatgctcaacccttcctcatatttgggagggcactcccaacgaagcctctcgaaatactcagctttctttccccccgataatacctctacaaacaagctacaccagagcaagaatatctcatatcatcagggttaaaagcaagagtatcccatatcatgctttttttcctatcttttcctttggccttgttcttacctgcaagacaaggagaaagagagcaatcagtcagcacttggaatcaagcttccagtcaggaactgact
Proteins encoded in this region:
- the LOC126593152 gene encoding uncharacterized protein LOC126593152 — protein: MSGPSDRRFDLNLVEEAAPPSSDNIWRPSFVSPTGPLTVGDSVMKNDMTAAVVARNLLTPKDNRLLSKRSDELAVKDSLALSVQCAGFVSNMAQRLFARTRQVESLAAEVMSLKQEIRGLKHENKQLHRLAHDYATNMKKKLDQMKESDGQVLLDHQRFVGLFQRHLLPSSSGAVPRNEAPNDQPPMPPPSRVLSSTEAPNDPLLVPPPSRVLSSTEAPNDPPPVPSLSGALLTAETSPK